In Pseudomonadales bacterium, a single window of DNA contains:
- a CDS encoding DUF1254 domain-containing protein, protein MRPHASLPAVLCLLCVFVTPLRAAPAASPLDRDLSSERIAELTAQAFYWGLNIAGFYELRYLYTQFEEYPAFSGLNRVKPNKRLFDASVRIATTVNASTLYSGGAFDVSQDPIVVEAGAVDDGRYWSVQAADQYANWFFMVGSQFTGNAAQRYLIVGPHWHGTLPAGFRSTEIVRASSDSFSLATRVAVTTRDEQDMQAAGAVIDNVRVAPLALWLRNGGRVPPLEEQPIVKGDYRNFERMRQLVDYGKSMRGVDLLQLLSLALNDPALTLRSDSVTERATLAELEPLGLRKGFIFDPAGLSEEQRTAIEAGFTVARRSARSAMEKSLIDMNGWKLQSSLFHDDLDYVAKAGADDVAWGTPVPYQSHSIAYVFRDSEGRPLDGRHRYILSFDLAALPPVTEFWELPVYDEHGYFIDNPIDRYSLTSYLQQAGTYHQESGKLVFYLQAERPADPEQARNWLPIAASGGFQLAARFYGPMAPLIDGSYAMPAIVRVGE, encoded by the coding sequence ATGCGCCCGCACGCCTCCCTGCCTGCCGTACTGTGCCTGCTGTGTGTGTTCGTGACGCCGTTGCGCGCGGCGCCTGCGGCTTCACCGCTGGATCGGGACCTTTCGAGCGAACGCATCGCCGAACTCACCGCTCAGGCCTTCTACTGGGGCCTGAACATCGCGGGCTTCTACGAGCTGCGTTATCTCTACACGCAGTTCGAGGAGTACCCGGCATTCAGCGGACTGAATCGCGTGAAACCGAACAAGCGGTTGTTTGATGCGAGTGTACGCATCGCGACCACGGTGAATGCCTCGACGCTTTATTCGGGTGGCGCCTTCGACGTCTCGCAGGATCCGATCGTCGTCGAAGCCGGTGCCGTCGACGACGGCCGCTACTGGAGCGTGCAGGCAGCGGACCAGTACGCGAACTGGTTTTTCATGGTGGGATCGCAGTTCACCGGCAATGCGGCGCAACGCTATCTGATCGTTGGGCCGCACTGGCACGGCACGTTGCCGGCAGGTTTCCGCTCCACCGAGATCGTGCGCGCCTCGTCGGACTCCTTCTCGCTTGCCACACGCGTGGCCGTGACCACGCGTGACGAGCAGGACATGCAGGCGGCCGGGGCGGTGATCGACAACGTGCGCGTCGCGCCGCTCGCGTTGTGGCTGCGCAATGGCGGGCGCGTGCCGCCGCTCGAGGAGCAGCCGATCGTCAAGGGCGACTACCGGAATTTCGAGCGCATGCGCCAGCTCGTCGACTACGGCAAGTCGATGCGCGGTGTCGACCTGCTGCAACTGCTGAGCCTCGCGCTCAACGACCCGGCGCTTACCCTGCGCAGCGATTCGGTCACCGAGCGGGCGACGCTTGCCGAGCTCGAACCACTCGGTTTGCGCAAGGGGTTCATCTTCGATCCGGCGGGTCTCAGCGAAGAGCAAAGGACCGCGATCGAAGCGGGCTTCACGGTCGCACGCCGCAGCGCACGCAGCGCGATGGAGAAGTCGCTGATCGACATGAACGGCTGGAAACTGCAGTCGAGCCTGTTTCACGACGATCTTGACTATGTTGCCAAGGCAGGCGCCGACGACGTTGCGTGGGGAACGCCGGTGCCTTATCAGTCGCACAGCATTGCCTACGTGTTTCGTGACAGCGAAGGACGTCCGCTGGACGGCCGCCACCGCTACATATTGAGCTTCGATCTGGCGGCGCTGCCGCCGGTCACCGAGTTCTGGGAACTGCCGGTCTACGACGAGCATGGCTACTTCATCGACAATCCGATCGATCGCTACAGTCTGACCAGCTATCTGCAGCAGGCGGGCACCTACCACCAGGAAAGCGGCAAGCTGGTGTTCTACCTGCAGGCCGAGCGTCCGGCCGACCCCGAGCAGGCGCGTAACTGGCTGCCTATTGCAGCCAGCGGAGGATTCCAGCTTGCAGCGCGTTTCTATGGTCCGATGGCACCACTGATCGACGGCAGCTACGCGATGCCGGCGATCGTGCGCGTGGGTGAATAG
- a CDS encoding antibiotic biosynthesis monooxygenase, with translation MHTAFVRIKVNPARAGAIGEAMRALVAPTLAEPGCISYEFYCDCEDPSLFLCFEHWQDREALDRHGSTAHVLRFLNEFGGDIERWDVNHTRAL, from the coding sequence ATGCATACCGCTTTCGTTCGCATCAAGGTCAACCCTGCAAGGGCGGGTGCCATCGGTGAGGCCATGCGGGCACTGGTGGCGCCGACGTTGGCTGAACCGGGCTGCATCAGCTACGAGTTCTACTGCGACTGCGAAGATCCTTCGCTGTTTCTGTGCTTCGAGCACTGGCAGGATCGCGAAGCACTGGATCGCCACGGCAGCACGGCGCACGTACTGCGTTTCCTGAACGAGTTCGGCGGCGACATCGAACGTTGGGATGTGAACCATACGCGGGCGCTTTGA